A single genomic interval of Sphaerodactylus townsendi isolate TG3544 linkage group LG08, MPM_Stown_v2.3, whole genome shotgun sequence harbors:
- the SAMD7 gene encoding sterile alpha motif domain-containing protein 7, which produces MTPRDHMRKMSILGEQGNLEDKHLYRLASGMAAGELRQRQEMIMRNQMMAVNPQLMGAGPQRIQAISSQFEPRFVERDLLPSAEMLAPADPRQIHVASHLGPSVPQHANMPNLLSNRVYQGPGYSFLQPEPIEAVTRRQELVQKQNMARMEMEMNAIFQQKEIEKAHRKGLLGLEGPFLYHSVPASPVAFRGRQRVPEGHVPNDLYVHRATLDEIHGNTMLMATSPYPPVGTLQRERGRRPGRRTGNHKAADGAPSGTKSQAEEKGLDPASVSADEEKEDKKEAEAETLNKHEPSKVPVEPSAAAAKDSKEYKDGLRKTGVHHEMPSEANGCSNGSEKDSCNPCAAFEEKYVYPSAFAFSALPYGFSVPTNPLLPSGASGLILNGEDVPPIEDIRKWTVEDVYNFIISLPGCSDYAQVFKDHAIDGETLPLLTEEHLLDTLGLKLGPALKIRSQVSRRLGSMFYMMNLPLSVSAPSATGKSPDPLQEMASPLRCNNTGDVLGSPCSQDPETSKTMEQIVAESRENPPDLGGAQPDFQMIAYQKN; this is translated from the exons ATGACTCCTCGAGATCACATGAGAAAGATGTCCATCCTTGGAGAACAAGGGAATTTGGAAGACAAACATTTGTACCGGTTAGCAAGTGGCATGGCAGCAGGTG AGTTGCGGCAGCGACAGGAGATGATCATGAGAAACCAGATGATGGCCGTCAACCCGCAGCTTATGGGAGCCGGCCCCCAGAGAATCCAGGCCATTTCCTCACAGTTTGAGCCTCGGTTTGTGGAAAG AGATTTGTTGCCTTCTGCGGAGATGCTAGCCCCAGCTGACCCAAGACAAATTCATGTTGCTTCCCATCTTGGTCCTTCAGTCCCGCAACATGCCAATATGCCAAATCTATTATCCAATCGTGTTTACCAAGGGCCAG gatATAGTTTCCTCCAGCCAGAGCCCATAGAAGCTGTGACCAGAAGGCAGGAATTGGTTCAGAAACAAAATATGGCCAG GATGGAGATGGAAATGAATGCCATTTTCCagcaaaaagaaatagaaaaagctCATCGCAAGGGATTGCTGGGCTTGGAAGGCCCTTTCCTGTACCACAGCGTCCCAGCTAGCCCGGTGGCTTTCCGTGGAAGGCAGAGAGTGCCTGAAGGCCACGTTCCGAATGACTTGTACGTCCATCGAGCCACCCTCGATGAAATCCACGGCAACACCATGCTGATGGCCACCAGCCCTTACCCACCTGTGGGCACTTTGCAAAGGGAGCGAGGCCGCCGGCCCGGCAGGAGGACCGGGAATCACAAAGCTGCTGACGGCGCTCCCAGCGGAACCAAGAGTCAGGCCGAGGAGAAAGGCCTGGATCCGGCTTCTGTGTCTGCTGACGAGGAGAAGGAGGACAAAAAAGAAGCTGAGGCCGAAACGCTGAACAAACATGAACCGAGCAAAGTCCCCGTGGAGCCGTCAGCTGCAGCTGCCAAGGACAGCAAGGAATATAAAGACGGCCTGAGAAAAACCGGGGTCCACCACGAAATGCCCAGCGAGGCAAATGGGTGCAGCAATGGGAGCGAGAAAGATTCCTGCAATCCTTGCGCAGCCTTTGAAGAGAAGTATGTGTATCCATCAGCATTTGCATTCTCTGCTCTCCCCTACGGCTTCTCGGTACCCACCAATCCACTGCTACCTTCTG GTGCTTCCGGCCTGATTCTGAATGGAGAAGATGTACCACCCATTGAAGATATTCGCAAATGGACCGTCGAAGATGTCTACAATTTTATCATCAGCCTTCCAGGATGTTCAGACTATGCACAG GTATTTAAAGATCATGCAATTGATGGGGAAACCTTACCTCTACTCACAGAAGAACATCTTCTGGACACATTGGGATTAAAACTTGGACCTGCACTCAAGATTCGGTCTCAG GTGTCCCGGCGCCTGGGCAGCATGTTCTACATGATGAATCTCCCTTTGTCAGTGTCTGCGCCGTCGGCTACAGGCAAATCTCCCGATCCTCTGCAAGAGATGGCGTCTCCTCTTCGTTGCAACAATACTGGTGACGTTTTGGGCAGCCCTTGTTCTCAGGATCCAGAGACTTCAAAGACCATGGAGCAGATTGTAGCAGAAAGCAGAGAAAATCCACCTGACTTAGGGGGAGCTCAGCCCGATTTTCAGATGATCGCCTATCAGAAAAACTGA